In Pectobacterium aroidearum, the following are encoded in one genomic region:
- the potI gene encoding putrescine ABC transporter permease PotI, which produces MNNLPVVRSPWRIVILVLCFTFLYAPMLMLVIYSFNSSKLVTVWAGWSARWYVELFHNTAMISAVLLSLTIAAASATMAVILGTIAAVVMVRFGRFRGSNGFAFMLTAPLVMPDVITGLSLLLLFVALGHAIGWPAERGMLTIWLAHVTFCTAYVTVVISARLRELDRSIEEAAMDLGANPLKVFFIITVPMIAPALLSGWLLAFTLSLDDLVIASFVAGPGSTTLPMLVFSSVRMGVNPQINALASLILLVVGIIGFIAWWFMARAEKQRYRDMQKARRG; this is translated from the coding sequence GTGAATAATTTACCTGTTGTTCGCTCACCGTGGCGTATTGTGATTTTGGTGCTGTGCTTTACGTTCCTCTATGCGCCGATGCTGATGCTGGTGATTTACTCATTCAACAGCTCCAAGCTGGTTACCGTCTGGGCTGGCTGGTCGGCGCGCTGGTACGTTGAGCTATTCCACAATACGGCGATGATCAGCGCGGTGCTCCTGAGTCTGACGATTGCCGCAGCTTCGGCCACGATGGCCGTGATTCTTGGAACAATCGCCGCCGTGGTGATGGTGCGCTTTGGCCGTTTTCGTGGTTCCAATGGGTTTGCATTCATGCTGACAGCACCGCTGGTTATGCCAGATGTGATTACCGGCCTGTCACTGCTATTGCTCTTTGTGGCGTTAGGTCATGCGATTGGGTGGCCAGCGGAAAGAGGGATGTTAACTATCTGGCTGGCGCACGTCACGTTCTGTACCGCCTATGTCACCGTGGTTATTAGTGCTCGTCTGCGTGAGCTTGACCGTTCTATTGAAGAAGCAGCAATGGATCTGGGCGCGAATCCGCTCAAGGTGTTCTTCATTATCACGGTGCCGATGATTGCGCCTGCGCTGCTTTCCGGCTGGCTGCTGGCGTTTACGCTGTCGCTGGACGATCTGGTTATCGCCAGCTTCGTGGCTGGACCAGGTTCGACGACGCTGCCAATGCTGGTGTTCTCCAGTGTCAGAATGGGCGTTAATCCACAAATTAACGCATTGGCTTCCCTGATATTGTTAGTCGTTGGTATTATTGGTTTTATCGCCTGGTGGTTTATGGCGAGAGCAGAGAAGCAGCGCTATCGCGATATGCAAAAAGCGAGACGCGGCTGA
- the artQ gene encoding arginine ABC transporter permease ArtQ, with protein MIEFQPLASAAGMTVGLAVCALVLGLVLAMLFAVWETVRWKAVSWTGTAVVTLLRGLPEILVVLFIYFGSSQLLMMLADGFTLNLFIVQIPVKLDIGMFEISPFLCGVIALALLYAAYASQTLRGALKAVPQGQWESGQALGLSKSAIFFRLIMPQMWRHALPGLGNQWLVLLKDTALVSLISVNDLMLQTKSIATRTQEPFTWYVVAAAIYLIITLLSQYVLKRIELRTTRFERRPS; from the coding sequence ATGATTGAATTCCAACCTCTTGCAAGCGCCGCCGGGATGACCGTCGGCCTTGCCGTTTGTGCACTGGTGCTCGGCCTCGTGCTGGCGATGCTGTTTGCCGTTTGGGAAACCGTTCGCTGGAAAGCCGTTAGCTGGACGGGAACCGCCGTCGTGACGCTGCTGCGCGGCCTGCCAGAAATTCTGGTCGTGCTGTTTATCTATTTCGGATCGTCCCAGTTGCTGATGATGCTGGCGGATGGTTTCACCCTGAATCTCTTCATCGTGCAGATCCCGGTAAAACTGGATATCGGCATGTTTGAAATCAGCCCCTTCCTGTGTGGCGTGATTGCGCTGGCATTGCTGTATGCCGCTTACGCTTCCCAAACGCTGCGTGGTGCGCTAAAAGCCGTACCGCAAGGACAGTGGGAATCGGGTCAGGCGCTGGGACTCAGTAAATCTGCGATCTTTTTCCGTCTGATCATGCCGCAGATGTGGCGCCATGCGTTGCCAGGATTAGGCAATCAGTGGCTGGTATTGCTGAAAGATACCGCGCTGGTCTCGCTGATTAGCGTTAATGATTTGATGCTGCAAACCAAAAGCATTGCGACACGGACTCAAGAGCCCTTTACCTGGTACGTTGTCGCGGCAGCGATCTATTTGATTATCACGCTGTTAAGTCAGTATGTGCTGAAACGCATTGAACTGCGCACCACGCGTTTTGAGCGGAGACCTTCCTGA
- the artM gene encoding arginine ABC transporter permease ArtM — MLAYLPELLKGLHTSLTLTAVSIVVALVLSLLLTVVLTLKTPVISMLAKGYITLFTGTPLLVQIFLIYYGPGQFTSIQQIPWLWNLLSQPWLCAMVALALNSAAYTTQLFYGAVKAIPAGQWQSCAALGMNQRQTLRILLPFAFKRALSSYSNEVVLVFKSTSLAYTITLMEVMGYSQLMYGRTYDVMVFGAAGIIYLCVNGLLTLLMRWVERRALVFERRN, encoded by the coding sequence ATGCTCGCTTATTTACCTGAGCTATTAAAAGGCCTGCATACCAGCCTGACCTTAACCGCGGTCTCTATCGTCGTGGCGCTGGTGTTGTCGTTGCTGCTGACCGTCGTACTGACGCTCAAAACGCCTGTCATCTCGATGCTGGCAAAAGGCTACATTACGCTGTTTACCGGCACGCCGCTGCTGGTGCAAATCTTCCTGATTTACTATGGCCCAGGGCAATTTACTTCTATCCAGCAAATCCCCTGGCTATGGAATCTGCTTTCGCAACCGTGGTTGTGTGCGATGGTAGCGCTGGCGCTCAATAGTGCGGCTTATACCACGCAGCTGTTCTATGGCGCAGTCAAAGCGATTCCTGCCGGACAGTGGCAATCCTGTGCGGCACTGGGGATGAATCAGCGGCAAACATTACGCATTTTGCTGCCGTTCGCGTTTAAGCGTGCGCTGTCTTCTTATTCAAATGAAGTGGTGCTGGTGTTTAAGAGTACGTCACTGGCTTACACCATTACGCTGATGGAAGTCATGGGCTACAGCCAATTGATGTACGGCCGGACGTATGACGTGATGGTGTTTGGTGCCGCCGGGATTATCTACCTGTGTGTCAACGGGTTACTGACGCTACTGATGCGCTGGGTTGAACGTCGTGCGCTGGTGTTTGAACGCCGTAATTAA
- a CDS encoding YbjO family protein yields MTQRKVYAPVPVMVAGIAIIATRFLGILLLVWELGLSDFSGWIGSNAEAWDSTLVLLLSLVVVGVEIRCGFAVLAGVNWGRWGYVACQAAVVCYLLLASFSEFMPAIFHISGENNAAVLHQLLLQKIPDLLVIVLLFLPRRSKRFFLRQK; encoded by the coding sequence ATGACACAACGCAAAGTTTATGCCCCGGTACCAGTCATGGTGGCGGGGATTGCGATTATTGCTACTCGTTTTTTGGGGATTTTGCTGCTGGTGTGGGAGCTAGGGCTCAGCGATTTTAGCGGCTGGATTGGCAGCAACGCAGAAGCCTGGGATTCGACGCTGGTGTTACTGTTATCACTTGTTGTCGTTGGCGTTGAGATTCGCTGCGGCTTTGCCGTTTTGGCTGGTGTGAACTGGGGGCGCTGGGGCTATGTGGCCTGTCAGGCCGCGGTGGTGTGTTACCTATTGCTAGCGTCGTTCAGTGAGTTTATGCCGGCAATATTCCATATTTCAGGAGAGAACAATGCTGCCGTATTGCATCAGCTCCTGCTGCAAAAGATCCCGGATCTTCTGGTGATTGTTTTACTGTTTCTGCCACGACGCAGTAAGCGTTTTTTTCTGCGCCAGAAATAG
- the artP gene encoding arginine ABC transporter ATP-binding protein ArtP, with amino-acid sequence MSIQLNGINCFYGTYQALFDITLDCPAGETLVLLGPSGAGKSSLIRVLNLLEMPRSGTLSIAGNQFDFQRTPSDSAIRELRQNVGMVFQQYNLWPHLTVAQNLIEAPCRVLGLSKEEAKARADKLLTRLRLNDFADRFPLHLSGGQQQRVAIARALMMEPQVLLFDEPTAALDPEITAQVVNIIRELAQTGITQVIVTHEVEFARKTASRVVYMENGRIVEQGDATHFTQPQTPEFAGYLSH; translated from the coding sequence ATGAGTATTCAACTAAACGGCATTAACTGTTTCTACGGCACATACCAGGCGCTATTTGATATCACCCTCGATTGTCCTGCGGGTGAAACGCTGGTTCTTCTTGGTCCCAGCGGAGCAGGAAAGAGCTCGCTGATACGAGTTCTTAATCTGTTGGAAATGCCGCGCTCTGGTACGCTTTCCATCGCCGGTAATCAGTTTGATTTTCAGCGCACGCCATCCGATAGCGCGATCCGTGAGTTGCGTCAGAACGTCGGGATGGTGTTCCAGCAATACAATTTATGGCCGCATCTGACCGTCGCGCAAAACCTGATTGAAGCGCCCTGCCGCGTGCTGGGACTGAGTAAAGAAGAAGCCAAAGCGCGGGCGGATAAACTGCTGACGCGTCTGCGCCTCAATGACTTTGCCGATCGCTTTCCCCTTCATCTGTCTGGCGGGCAGCAACAGCGTGTTGCGATTGCGCGTGCGCTGATGATGGAACCTCAGGTGCTGTTATTTGATGAGCCCACCGCCGCACTGGATCCAGAGATTACCGCTCAGGTCGTCAACATCATCCGTGAATTGGCGCAAACCGGCATCACGCAGGTGATTGTGACCCACGAAGTCGAATTTGCCCGTAAAACGGCCAGCCGGGTAGTGTATATGGAAAACGGCCGCATCGTTGAACAGGGGGATGCGACGCACTTTACCCAGCCGCAGACGCCTGAATTCGCTGGTTATTTGTCACATTGA
- the hcr gene encoding NADH oxidoreductase — MTMPALQTVPVPQTGPTPLCSNRMQVHSITQETPDVWTISLVNHDFYPYQPGQYALVSIANSAETLRAYTISSSPGLSRFITLTVRRLDDGIGSRWLTQTLKVGDYLWLSDAQGEFTCANAVSDRYLMAAAGCGVTPIMSMCRWLLANKPQTDIHVIFNVRNPLQVIFAREWQDLVQRYPQQLHLTLMAEFNAAPGFLAGRISGDLLAEHVPDIASRTVMTCGPAPYMNQMETLSQQLGVASNRIFKEQFRPADDMVDEDADQLTLTISRPLKNLRVPVGISLLAALEANKVPVVAACRAGVCGSCKTRVLSGQYTTTSTMTLTPAEIEQGYVLACSCQLQGDAVLA, encoded by the coding sequence ATGACCATGCCCGCACTACAGACAGTGCCAGTACCACAGACGGGGCCGACGCCGCTTTGTTCTAACCGCATGCAGGTGCATTCCATTACGCAGGAAACGCCCGATGTCTGGACGATTTCACTGGTTAATCATGATTTTTATCCGTATCAGCCGGGTCAGTATGCGTTGGTCAGCATTGCTAACAGCGCGGAGACGCTGCGGGCTTATACGATTTCTTCTTCACCGGGCCTCAGCCGCTTTATTACCCTGACGGTAAGAAGATTGGACGACGGTATCGGCTCCCGCTGGCTGACCCAAACGCTGAAAGTCGGTGATTACCTGTGGCTGTCTGATGCACAGGGCGAATTTACCTGCGCTAACGCGGTCAGCGATCGCTACCTGATGGCGGCGGCAGGCTGCGGCGTCACGCCAATTATGTCAATGTGCCGCTGGCTGCTGGCAAACAAGCCGCAAACCGATATCCACGTAATTTTCAACGTACGCAATCCGTTGCAGGTGATCTTCGCCCGCGAATGGCAGGATCTGGTGCAGCGTTACCCGCAGCAACTGCATCTGACGCTGATGGCAGAGTTTAACGCCGCACCCGGTTTCCTTGCCGGACGTATCAGCGGCGACCTGCTGGCCGAACACGTGCCGGATATCGCCAGCCGTACCGTGATGACCTGCGGTCCAGCCCCCTACATGAACCAGATGGAAACCCTGAGTCAACAGCTTGGCGTTGCCTCAAACCGCATCTTCAAAGAACAGTTCCGCCCGGCAGATGACATGGTGGACGAGGATGCAGATCAACTCACGTTGACCATCAGCCGTCCGCTGAAAAATCTGCGCGTTCCGGTGGGGATCAGCCTGCTGGCTGCACTGGAAGCCAATAAGGTGCCCGTTGTCGCTGCCTGCCGCGCCGGTGTTTGCGGAAGCTGTAAAACCCGCGTACTGTCTGGTCAGTACACCACGACCAGTACCATGACGCTTACCCCCGCCGAGATCGAACAGGGCTATGTGTTGGCCTGTAGTTGCCAGTTGCAAGGCGACGCCGTTCTGGCCTGA
- a CDS encoding N-acetylmuramoyl-L-alanine amidase, with product MLKWMVCIVLGLLTGCQSASSLQEQNNYVLETGVQSRAQESRIRFLVIHYTAEDFATSLNILTDEHVSAHYLVPAHPPLQRGKPLAWQLVPESQAAWHAGASSWRGFSRLNNSSIGIEIENAGYQRTLTGYTWEPFTAAQIQLVTALARDIVARYQIAPQNVVAHSDIAPQRKQDPGPLFPWQALAQAGVGAWPDAQRVAFYLQGRPTTQPVDEAVLLEKLGRYGYSVQDTMTAREKRQVIAAFQMHFRPANYQGQPDAQSEAIVDALLEKYGSR from the coding sequence ATGTTGAAATGGATGGTCTGCATAGTGCTGGGGCTGTTGACGGGGTGTCAATCGGCTTCCTCGTTACAGGAACAGAATAATTATGTGCTGGAGACGGGAGTGCAGTCGCGGGCACAGGAGTCCCGTATTCGCTTTCTGGTGATCCACTACACCGCGGAAGATTTTGCCACCTCGCTGAATATTCTGACGGATGAGCATGTCAGCGCGCATTATCTTGTTCCGGCGCATCCGCCTTTGCAGCGCGGCAAGCCGCTTGCCTGGCAACTGGTACCGGAATCTCAGGCTGCCTGGCATGCGGGTGCCAGTAGCTGGCGCGGGTTTAGTCGGCTGAATAATTCCTCGATTGGTATTGAGATTGAAAACGCGGGCTATCAGCGCACGCTAACAGGCTATACGTGGGAGCCGTTCACTGCCGCGCAGATTCAACTGGTAACTGCGCTTGCCCGTGACATTGTCGCTCGCTACCAGATTGCGCCGCAGAATGTGGTCGCACACAGTGATATTGCCCCGCAGCGGAAACAAGATCCAGGGCCGCTGTTCCCCTGGCAGGCGCTGGCGCAAGCGGGCGTGGGTGCCTGGCCGGACGCGCAGCGGGTGGCGTTTTATTTGCAAGGACGACCAACGACGCAGCCGGTGGATGAAGCGGTTCTGCTGGAAAAGTTAGGACGCTATGGCTATTCGGTGCAGGATACGATGACGGCGCGTGAGAAGCGGCAGGTGATTGCCGCTTTCCAGATGCATTTCCGACCTGCGAACTATCAAGGTCAGCCAGATGCGCAGAGTGAAGCGATTGTCGACGCACTGCTGGAGAAATACGGCAGCCGCTAA
- the artJ gene encoding arginine ABC transporter substrate-binding protein, with amino-acid sequence MKKLIVAALFAVGAASANAADTIRFATEASYPPFEFVDANNQIQGFDIDLANALCKEMQANCTFSNQAFDSLIPGLKFRRFEAVIAGMDITPERQQQVSFTQPYYDNSAQFIAQKGKVADVAALTGKRVGVQNGTTHQKYLMEKHSDIKTVPYDSYQNAVLDLKNGRLDAVFGDTAVVNEWLKQNDTLTTVGQNVTDKGYFGIGLGIAVRQNNDELLKKFDDALNKIKQDGTYETIYKKWFQQ; translated from the coding sequence ATGAAAAAATTGATTGTTGCAGCCTTATTCGCAGTAGGCGCCGCCTCTGCTAACGCCGCGGATACCATCCGTTTCGCGACCGAAGCCTCCTACCCTCCGTTCGAATTTGTCGATGCCAATAACCAGATTCAGGGTTTTGATATCGATCTGGCTAATGCCCTGTGCAAAGAAATGCAGGCAAACTGCACGTTCAGCAATCAGGCTTTCGACAGCCTGATCCCCGGCCTGAAATTCCGTCGCTTCGAAGCCGTCATCGCGGGAATGGATATTACTCCAGAGCGTCAGCAACAGGTCTCATTCACTCAGCCTTACTATGATAACTCCGCTCAGTTTATTGCCCAGAAAGGGAAAGTGGCCGATGTTGCTGCGCTGACAGGCAAACGCGTTGGCGTACAGAATGGTACGACCCATCAGAAATACCTGATGGAAAAGCATAGCGATATCAAAACTGTGCCTTACGACAGCTACCAGAATGCCGTGCTGGATCTGAAAAATGGCCGTCTGGATGCCGTGTTCGGTGATACCGCCGTGGTTAACGAATGGCTGAAACAGAACGATACGCTGACGACCGTTGGTCAAAACGTAACAGATAAAGGTTACTTCGGTATCGGTCTGGGCATCGCCGTGCGCCAGAACAACGATGAGCTGCTGAAGAAATTCGACGATGCGCTCAACAAAATCAAGCAGGATGGCACTTACGAGACCATCTACAAAAAATGGTTCCAGCAGTAA
- a CDS encoding DUF2867 domain-containing protein, translating to MTSPSAPILILGATGYIGRHLTERLSKQGKQVIAAGRNTESLASRHWPGVDCQQVDLAKPESLPDGLWGAETLYYLVHSMGDGADFVARERMAAMNLLLALASSRVKQIIYLGSLQAKDDTSPHMQARQITGDILRSSGIPVTELRAGIIIGAGSAAFEIMRDMVYNLPVLTPPRWVRSKSSPIALENLLVYLIDIVQHPATEHRIMDAAGPEYISYQTMFERFIQISGKRRVLIPVPMPTHLVSVWFLHLVTSVPPSIARALIQGLKHDLQADGHELQTLIPQTLMSFDDAVRLTLQSEMESVQQADWGDDTEVRARWKPNYGFYPKQAGHTMETTASSQALWQVIQQVGGKEGYFYANTLWNIRARLDDLCGNGVTYGRPERPTLEVGDKIDGWKVISIKPQRQLVLLFGMKAPGLGKLNFTITDKGTHRTVDVRARWHPSGFNGLVYWFLMMPAHLFIFRGMAARIAKLAEKEVV from the coding sequence ATGACATCCCCCTCAGCCCCGATCCTGATTCTGGGCGCAACTGGCTACATTGGCCGCCATTTAACCGAACGATTGAGCAAACAGGGCAAGCAGGTCATCGCTGCCGGTCGCAATACCGAGTCCCTCGCGTCACGGCATTGGCCGGGCGTCGATTGCCAACAGGTTGACCTCGCCAAGCCAGAAAGCCTACCTGATGGCCTGTGGGGCGCGGAAACGCTCTATTATCTGGTGCACAGCATGGGCGACGGCGCGGACTTCGTGGCAAGGGAACGCATGGCGGCCATGAATTTGCTGCTGGCACTGGCCTCCAGCCGCGTGAAACAGATTATCTATCTGGGGTCGCTTCAGGCAAAAGATGACACCTCACCGCATATGCAGGCACGCCAGATTACCGGTGATATTCTGCGCAGCAGCGGCATCCCCGTCACGGAACTGCGTGCGGGCATTATTATTGGCGCGGGTTCGGCGGCATTCGAGATCATGCGAGATATGGTCTATAACCTGCCAGTGCTGACGCCACCACGTTGGGTGCGTTCTAAATCGTCGCCCATTGCGCTGGAAAACCTGCTGGTTTATCTGATCGACATCGTGCAGCACCCCGCGACAGAACATCGCATCATGGATGCCGCAGGCCCCGAATACATCAGCTACCAGACGATGTTCGAGCGTTTCATTCAGATTAGCGGCAAACGCAGAGTGCTGATTCCCGTTCCGATGCCGACGCATCTGGTGTCCGTCTGGTTCTTGCATCTGGTGACATCGGTTCCCCCGTCCATCGCCCGAGCATTGATTCAGGGGTTAAAACACGATTTGCAGGCCGATGGCCATGAGCTACAGACGTTGATTCCACAAACGCTGATGAGCTTTGATGACGCCGTACGCCTCACGCTGCAAAGCGAAATGGAGAGCGTACAGCAGGCCGATTGGGGCGATGACACCGAGGTTCGCGCGCGCTGGAAACCAAATTACGGTTTTTACCCTAAACAGGCGGGGCATACGATGGAGACAACAGCCTCCAGTCAGGCGCTCTGGCAGGTCATTCAGCAGGTCGGTGGCAAAGAGGGCTATTTTTACGCGAATACGCTGTGGAACATCCGTGCCCGATTGGACGATCTTTGCGGTAACGGCGTCACTTATGGACGCCCCGAGCGCCCGACGCTGGAAGTGGGCGACAAAATCGACGGCTGGAAGGTTATCTCGATCAAGCCACAGCGTCAGCTGGTACTGCTATTCGGCATGAAAGCACCGGGGCTGGGTAAACTCAACTTTACTATCACGGACAAAGGCACTCACCGAACCGTGGATGTCCGCGCCCGCTGGCATCCTTCTGGGTTCAACGGGCTGGTTTACTGGTTTCTGATGATGCCAGCTCATTTGTTTATCTTCCGTGGCATGGCAGCGCGCATTGCGAAACTGGCAGAGAAGGAAGTGGTTTAG
- the rlmC gene encoding 23S rRNA (uracil(747)-C(5))-methyltransferase RlmC, whose product MHCARYSTGTCRSCQWLEKAYPQQLSDKQQHLEGLLQPHAVQRWLPVQPSAQSAFRNKAKMVVSGSVESPLLGMLHRDGTAVDLCDCPLYPSSFAPVFDVLKVFIARAGLTPYNVARRRGELKYLLLTESTQRGTFMLRFVLRSETKLAQLRAALPWLQQQLPQLEVISANIQPVHQAIMEGKTEIILSEAAALAEQFNQVPLYIRPQSFFQTNPQVAAALYATARDWVAELNITSMWDLFCGVGGFGLHCASPEMRLTGIEISAEAIACARRSAEQLGLKQVEFQALDSTQFATGKAEIPELVLVNPPRRGIGRELCAYLSRMAPDYILYSSCNAESMAKDMTELTNYRALRVQLFDMFPHTAHYEVLMLLKRDDIEKI is encoded by the coding sequence ATGCATTGTGCCCGCTACAGCACGGGAACCTGTCGTTCCTGCCAATGGCTGGAAAAAGCCTACCCACAGCAGCTATCCGATAAGCAACAGCACCTTGAAGGCTTGCTACAGCCACACGCCGTGCAGCGCTGGCTGCCGGTGCAGCCTTCTGCGCAGTCTGCGTTTCGTAATAAAGCCAAAATGGTGGTGAGCGGCAGTGTGGAGAGCCCGCTACTGGGGATGCTGCATCGTGATGGAACGGCGGTGGATCTTTGCGATTGTCCCCTTTATCCGTCCAGCTTCGCACCGGTTTTCGACGTGCTTAAAGTCTTCATCGCCCGAGCGGGGCTGACGCCTTATAACGTGGCTCGACGCCGTGGGGAGCTGAAATACCTGCTGCTGACGGAAAGTACGCAGCGCGGCACGTTTATGCTGCGTTTTGTTTTACGTTCGGAAACTAAACTGGCGCAGCTGCGTGCCGCATTGCCCTGGCTACAGCAACAGTTACCGCAGCTTGAGGTGATATCCGCCAATATCCAGCCGGTCCATCAGGCGATAATGGAAGGGAAAACAGAAATCATCCTAAGTGAGGCTGCCGCGTTGGCCGAACAGTTCAATCAGGTGCCGCTGTATATCCGTCCGCAAAGTTTTTTTCAGACGAACCCGCAGGTGGCGGCTGCACTGTATGCGACAGCACGCGACTGGGTTGCAGAGCTGAATATCACCAGCATGTGGGATCTGTTTTGCGGAGTAGGGGGATTTGGTCTGCACTGCGCGTCACCGGAGATGCGTTTGACAGGGATTGAAATCAGCGCTGAGGCAATAGCCTGCGCACGCCGCTCTGCGGAACAGCTTGGGCTGAAACAGGTGGAGTTTCAGGCGTTGGATTCTACACAGTTCGCGACAGGTAAAGCGGAAATTCCCGAGCTGGTGCTAGTCAACCCGCCACGCCGCGGTATCGGCCGCGAACTGTGTGCTTACCTGAGCCGTATGGCACCGGACTATATTCTCTACTCCAGCTGTAACGCCGAAAGCATGGCAAAAGACATGACCGAGCTGACGAATTATCGTGCGCTGCGCGTACAGCTGTTCGATATGTTCCCGCATACGGCGCACTATGAAGTGCTGATGTTATTGAAACGTGATGATATCGAGAAAATCTAG
- a CDS encoding heavy metal-binding domain-containing protein, giving the protein MQLSTTPTLEGFTITEYCGVVTGEAILGANIFRDFFASIRDVVGGRSGAYEKELRKARQIAFKELQEQAADLGANAVVGIDLDYETVGKDGSMLMVTVSGTAVKVRR; this is encoded by the coding sequence ATGCAATTATCTACGACACCGACCCTGGAAGGCTTCACGATTACTGAATATTGTGGCGTCGTGACCGGCGAGGCCATTCTGGGCGCGAACATCTTCCGTGATTTTTTTGCCAGCATTCGCGATGTCGTTGGCGGTCGTTCCGGTGCATATGAGAAAGAGCTGCGTAAGGCGCGCCAGATCGCGTTCAAAGAGCTACAGGAACAGGCCGCTGATTTAGGCGCGAATGCCGTGGTAGGCATCGATCTTGACTATGAAACTGTCGGGAAGGATGGCAGCATGCTGATGGTGACCGTCAGCGGTACCGCAGTAAAAGTTCGCCGCTAG
- the artJ gene encoding arginine ABC transporter substrate-binding protein: MKKLVLATLLAGIAFSATAADTIRFASSATYPPFESLDANNEIVGFDMDLAKALCKQMQATCTFTNQAFDSLIPALKFRRYDAVISGMDITPERSKQVMFTQPYYANSAVVIAQKGKFSDFAAMKGKRIGMENGTTHQKYMHDKHPEVQTVSYDSYQNAVLDLKNGRIDGVFGDTAVVNEWIKTNPELATVGEHVTDAEYFGTGLGIAVRPDDKALLEKLNKALDAIKADGTYKAINDKWFPQ; the protein is encoded by the coding sequence ATGAAAAAATTAGTGCTCGCCACCTTACTGGCAGGAATCGCCTTCAGCGCCACCGCGGCAGACACCATCCGTTTTGCCTCATCAGCCACCTACCCACCCTTTGAATCACTGGATGCCAACAACGAAATCGTCGGTTTCGATATGGATCTAGCGAAAGCATTGTGCAAACAAATGCAGGCAACCTGTACGTTCACCAATCAAGCATTTGACAGCCTGATCCCTGCGCTGAAATTCCGTCGCTATGACGCGGTGATTTCCGGTATGGACATCACCCCAGAACGCAGCAAGCAGGTCATGTTCACGCAGCCTTACTATGCCAACTCTGCTGTCGTTATCGCGCAAAAAGGCAAATTCAGCGATTTTGCGGCGATGAAAGGCAAACGTATTGGTATGGAAAACGGTACGACGCACCAGAAATATATGCACGACAAGCACCCGGAAGTACAAACCGTCTCTTATGACAGCTATCAGAACGCGGTACTGGATCTGAAAAACGGCCGCATCGACGGTGTATTCGGTGATACCGCTGTCGTCAACGAATGGATTAAGACGAACCCTGAACTGGCAACGGTTGGTGAACACGTGACTGACGCAGAATACTTCGGTACCGGATTAGGCATCGCCGTTCGTCCCGATGACAAAGCACTGCTGGAGAAACTGAATAAAGCGTTGGACGCCATCAAAGCGGACGGCACGTACAAAGCCATCAACGACAAGTGGTTCCCGCAATAA